Proteins from a genomic interval of Thunnus thynnus chromosome 5, fThuThy2.1, whole genome shotgun sequence:
- the sema3ab gene encoding semaphorin-3ab isoform X1: MGSLWGSVVLLCGVVLLRTGGGGAQQTKNNVPRLKLSYKDMLESNNLVTFEGLANSSAYHTFLLDEEKGRLVVGAKDHIFSFNLLNISKDYAQIPWPASPARRDECKWAGKDLSRECSNFIKVLQPFNQTHFYVCGTGAFHPVCSYLEVGKKPEDSVFRLESHIENGRGKSPYDPKLLTASMLIDGELYAGTSADFMGRDFAIFRTLGMHHPIRTEQHDSRWLNDPRFVGVHLIPESDNPEDDKIYLFFRENAMDGEHAGKATHARIGQLCKNDLGGHRSLVNKWTTFLKARLICSVPGSNGIDTHFDELQDVFLMSTKDPKSPIIYAVFTTSSNIFKGSAVCMYSMTDIRRVFLGPYAHRDGPNYQWVPFQGRVPYPRPGTCPSKTFGGFDTTKDLPDEVVTFARSHPAMFNPIYPINHRPIIVKTDVDYQFTQIVVDKVEAEDGQYDVMFIGTDMGTILKVVSIPRGSWHDLEEVLLEEMTVFREPTAIKAMELSTKQQQLYLGSDIGVSQMPLHRCEVYGKACAECCLARDPYCAWDGTECSRYFPMAKRRTRRQDIRNGDPLTQCSDLQHHDELTGQTTLLDKTVYGVENSSTFLECSPKSQRALTYWQYQHSTEDRKQEIKSEERFIRTDQGLLIRTLNKKDSGIYLCQAVEHGFMQSLLKVTLEVIDTERLEDLLHRDEEAAASAPVQDLTTPRETPNQKLWYRDFLSLVNHPTLNSVDEFCEQVWKRERKHRRQKAHLVQQVQIHQQQQQQQQQQQQKVVVSPHSHMHAQGLAAKWKHLQERQKGRNRRTHELERAPRSV; encoded by the exons ATGGGCTCTCTCTGGGGCAGTGTTGTGCTACTGTGTGGGGTGGTTCTGCTCAGGACAGGGGGCGGTGGAGCCCAACAGACCAAGAACAATGTTCCCCGGCTAAAACTTTCATATAAAG ATATGTTGGAGTCTAACAACCTTGTGACATTTGAAGGCCTGGCCAACAGTTCGGCTTACCACACCTTCCTGTTGGACGAGGAGAAAGGGAGACTTGTGGTGGGAGCCAAAGACCACATCTTCTCCTTTAACCTCCTCAACATCAGCAAAGACTATGCACAG ATCCCTTGGCCAGCTTCTCCCGCCAGAAGAGATGAATGCAAGTGGGCAGGAAAAGATCTCTCG AGGGAGTGCTCAAATTTCATCAAGGTGTTGCAGCCGTTCAACCAGACCCATTTCTATGTGTGTGGGACAGGAGCCTTCCACCCTGTGTGTTCCTACCTGGAGGTGGGAAAGAAACCAGAG GACAGCGTGTTCAGACTGGAGTCTCACATAGAAAATGGGCGAGGGAAGAGTCCCTATGATCCAAAGCTGCTCACTGCATCCATGCTAATTG ATGGGGAACTGTACGCCGGAACATCAGCTGACTTCATGGGGCGGGACTTTGCCATCTTCCGCACGCTTGGCATGCATCACCCAATCAGGACGGAGCAGCATGATTCCCGTTGGCTCAATG ATCCCAGATTTGTGGGCGTTCATCTGATTCCAGAGAGTGACAACCCAGAAGATGATAAAATCTACCTGTTCTTCAGAGAGAACGCTATGGATGGAGAGCATGCTGGGAAAGCCACACATGCTCGCATTGGCCAGCTCTGCAAA AATGACCTGGGAGGTCACAGGAGTCTGGTAAATAAGTGGACCACCTTCTTGAAGGCTCGACTTATTTGCTCTGTGCCTGGCAGTAATGGAATAGACACGCACTTTGATGAACTAC AGGATGTTTTTCTCATGAGCACAAAGGATCCCAAGAGCCCAATCATCTATGCAGTTTTTACCACTTCCAG cAACATCTTTAAAGGTtcagctgtgtgtatgtacagcatgACAGACATTAGGAGAGTATTTCTGGGTCCTTACGCTCATAGAGATGGACCCAATTATCAATGGGTGCCCTTCCAGGGACGCGTTCCCTACCCACGACCTGGCACA TGCCCTAGCAAGACATTTGGAGGATTTGATACAACCAAGGACCTTCCTGATGAAGTCGTAACCTTTGCCAGAAGCCATCCGGCCATGTTCAATCCTATCTACCCAATTAACCATCGACCGATCATAGTCAAAACAGATGTAGACTATCAGTTCACCCAGATAGTGGTAGATAAAGTAGAAGCAGAAGATGGACAGTATGACGTCATGTTCATAGGCACAG ACATGGGGACAATTCTGAAAGTCGTGTCCATCCCCAGAGGCTCCTGGCATGACCTGGAGGAAGTCTTACTGGAGGAAATGACTGTCTTCAGA GAGCCAACAGCCATTAAAGCAATGGAACTTTCAACAAAACAG CAACAACTGTACCTGGGCTCAGACATTGGCGTGTCCCAGATGCCTTTGCACCGGTGTGAGGTTTATGGGAAAGCCTGCGCTGAATGCTGCCTGGCCAGGGACCCTTACTGTGCGTGGGATGGCACTGAATGCTCCAGATACTTCCCTATGGCTAAGAG gagAACAAGGAGACAAGATATCAGGAATGGAGACCCACTCACACAGTGTTCAGATCTGCAACACCATG ATGAACTAACTGGGCAGACAACTCTCCTGGATAAAACTGTGTATGGTGTGGAGAACAGCAGCACTTTCCTTGAATGCAGCCCGAAGTCCCAGAGAGCCCTGACATATTGGCAGTATCAGCACTCCACTGAAGACCGCAAACAAGAG ATCAAATCAGAGGAACGTTTCATCCGCACAGACCAGGGCCTGCTGATTCGCACACTTAACAAGAAGGATTCTGGCATCTATCTGTGCCAGGCGGTGGAGCACGGCTTCATGCAGTCGCTTTTGAAGGTGACCTTAGAAGTCATTGACACTGAACGCCTGGAGGATCTGCTACATCGTGATGAAGAGGCGGCTGCCAGTGCCCCCGTCCAGGACCTTACTACACCTCGAGAAACTCCCAATCAAAAGCTGTGGTACAGAGACTTCCTGTCTTTGGTCAACCACCCGACTCTGAACAGCGTGGATGAGTTCTGTGAGCAGGTttggaagagggagaggaaacaCAGGAGGCAGAAAGCTCACCTGGTGCAGCAAGTACAAATacaccagcagcaacagcagcagcagcaacagcagcagcagaaggttGTGGTGAGCCCTCACAGCCACATGCATGCTCAAGGGCTGGCAGCCAAGTGGAAACACCTGCAAGAGAGGCAGAAGGGACGCAACCGCAGGACCCACGAACTGGAGAGGGCCCCCCGCAGTGTCTGA
- the sema3ab gene encoding semaphorin-3ab isoform X2 gives MLESNNLVTFEGLANSSAYHTFLLDEEKGRLVVGAKDHIFSFNLLNISKDYAQIPWPASPARRDECKWAGKDLSRECSNFIKVLQPFNQTHFYVCGTGAFHPVCSYLEVGKKPEDSVFRLESHIENGRGKSPYDPKLLTASMLIDGELYAGTSADFMGRDFAIFRTLGMHHPIRTEQHDSRWLNDPRFVGVHLIPESDNPEDDKIYLFFRENAMDGEHAGKATHARIGQLCKNDLGGHRSLVNKWTTFLKARLICSVPGSNGIDTHFDELQDVFLMSTKDPKSPIIYAVFTTSSNIFKGSAVCMYSMTDIRRVFLGPYAHRDGPNYQWVPFQGRVPYPRPGTCPSKTFGGFDTTKDLPDEVVTFARSHPAMFNPIYPINHRPIIVKTDVDYQFTQIVVDKVEAEDGQYDVMFIGTDMGTILKVVSIPRGSWHDLEEVLLEEMTVFREPTAIKAMELSTKQQQLYLGSDIGVSQMPLHRCEVYGKACAECCLARDPYCAWDGTECSRYFPMAKRRTRRQDIRNGDPLTQCSDLQHHDELTGQTTLLDKTVYGVENSSTFLECSPKSQRALTYWQYQHSTEDRKQEIKSEERFIRTDQGLLIRTLNKKDSGIYLCQAVEHGFMQSLLKVTLEVIDTERLEDLLHRDEEAAASAPVQDLTTPRETPNQKLWYRDFLSLVNHPTLNSVDEFCEQVWKRERKHRRQKAHLVQQVQIHQQQQQQQQQQQQKVVVSPHSHMHAQGLAAKWKHLQERQKGRNRRTHELERAPRSV, from the exons ATGTTGGAGTCTAACAACCTTGTGACATTTGAAGGCCTGGCCAACAGTTCGGCTTACCACACCTTCCTGTTGGACGAGGAGAAAGGGAGACTTGTGGTGGGAGCCAAAGACCACATCTTCTCCTTTAACCTCCTCAACATCAGCAAAGACTATGCACAG ATCCCTTGGCCAGCTTCTCCCGCCAGAAGAGATGAATGCAAGTGGGCAGGAAAAGATCTCTCG AGGGAGTGCTCAAATTTCATCAAGGTGTTGCAGCCGTTCAACCAGACCCATTTCTATGTGTGTGGGACAGGAGCCTTCCACCCTGTGTGTTCCTACCTGGAGGTGGGAAAGAAACCAGAG GACAGCGTGTTCAGACTGGAGTCTCACATAGAAAATGGGCGAGGGAAGAGTCCCTATGATCCAAAGCTGCTCACTGCATCCATGCTAATTG ATGGGGAACTGTACGCCGGAACATCAGCTGACTTCATGGGGCGGGACTTTGCCATCTTCCGCACGCTTGGCATGCATCACCCAATCAGGACGGAGCAGCATGATTCCCGTTGGCTCAATG ATCCCAGATTTGTGGGCGTTCATCTGATTCCAGAGAGTGACAACCCAGAAGATGATAAAATCTACCTGTTCTTCAGAGAGAACGCTATGGATGGAGAGCATGCTGGGAAAGCCACACATGCTCGCATTGGCCAGCTCTGCAAA AATGACCTGGGAGGTCACAGGAGTCTGGTAAATAAGTGGACCACCTTCTTGAAGGCTCGACTTATTTGCTCTGTGCCTGGCAGTAATGGAATAGACACGCACTTTGATGAACTAC AGGATGTTTTTCTCATGAGCACAAAGGATCCCAAGAGCCCAATCATCTATGCAGTTTTTACCACTTCCAG cAACATCTTTAAAGGTtcagctgtgtgtatgtacagcatgACAGACATTAGGAGAGTATTTCTGGGTCCTTACGCTCATAGAGATGGACCCAATTATCAATGGGTGCCCTTCCAGGGACGCGTTCCCTACCCACGACCTGGCACA TGCCCTAGCAAGACATTTGGAGGATTTGATACAACCAAGGACCTTCCTGATGAAGTCGTAACCTTTGCCAGAAGCCATCCGGCCATGTTCAATCCTATCTACCCAATTAACCATCGACCGATCATAGTCAAAACAGATGTAGACTATCAGTTCACCCAGATAGTGGTAGATAAAGTAGAAGCAGAAGATGGACAGTATGACGTCATGTTCATAGGCACAG ACATGGGGACAATTCTGAAAGTCGTGTCCATCCCCAGAGGCTCCTGGCATGACCTGGAGGAAGTCTTACTGGAGGAAATGACTGTCTTCAGA GAGCCAACAGCCATTAAAGCAATGGAACTTTCAACAAAACAG CAACAACTGTACCTGGGCTCAGACATTGGCGTGTCCCAGATGCCTTTGCACCGGTGTGAGGTTTATGGGAAAGCCTGCGCTGAATGCTGCCTGGCCAGGGACCCTTACTGTGCGTGGGATGGCACTGAATGCTCCAGATACTTCCCTATGGCTAAGAG gagAACAAGGAGACAAGATATCAGGAATGGAGACCCACTCACACAGTGTTCAGATCTGCAACACCATG ATGAACTAACTGGGCAGACAACTCTCCTGGATAAAACTGTGTATGGTGTGGAGAACAGCAGCACTTTCCTTGAATGCAGCCCGAAGTCCCAGAGAGCCCTGACATATTGGCAGTATCAGCACTCCACTGAAGACCGCAAACAAGAG ATCAAATCAGAGGAACGTTTCATCCGCACAGACCAGGGCCTGCTGATTCGCACACTTAACAAGAAGGATTCTGGCATCTATCTGTGCCAGGCGGTGGAGCACGGCTTCATGCAGTCGCTTTTGAAGGTGACCTTAGAAGTCATTGACACTGAACGCCTGGAGGATCTGCTACATCGTGATGAAGAGGCGGCTGCCAGTGCCCCCGTCCAGGACCTTACTACACCTCGAGAAACTCCCAATCAAAAGCTGTGGTACAGAGACTTCCTGTCTTTGGTCAACCACCCGACTCTGAACAGCGTGGATGAGTTCTGTGAGCAGGTttggaagagggagaggaaacaCAGGAGGCAGAAAGCTCACCTGGTGCAGCAAGTACAAATacaccagcagcaacagcagcagcagcaacagcagcagcagaaggttGTGGTGAGCCCTCACAGCCACATGCATGCTCAAGGGCTGGCAGCCAAGTGGAAACACCTGCAAGAGAGGCAGAAGGGACGCAACCGCAGGACCCACGAACTGGAGAGGGCCCCCCGCAGTGTCTGA